From the genome of Symphalangus syndactylus isolate Jambi chromosome 7, NHGRI_mSymSyn1-v2.1_pri, whole genome shotgun sequence, one region includes:
- the LOC129485796 gene encoding LOW QUALITY PROTEIN: nuclear autoantigenic sperm protein-like (The sequence of the model RefSeq protein was modified relative to this genomic sequence to represent the inferred CDS: inserted 2 bases in 2 codons; substituted 2 bases at 2 genomic stop codons): MELVSADKTEDVPAPSTSADKVERMENDVLGNTLEGVHVEEEEGEKTEDESLVENNDNIDEEAREELREQVYDAMGEKKEARKTEDKSLAKPETDKERDSEMEKGGREDMDISESAEEPQEKVDLTLDWLTETSEEAKGGAAPEGPNEAEVTSGKPEQEVPDAEEEKSVSETDVQEECREKGGRKKQGEVIVSTEEKPKEVSEEQPVVTLEKQGTAVEVEAESLDPTVKPVDVGGDEPEEKVVTSENEEGKAILEQLVGQEVPPAEESPEVTTEAAEASTVEAGSEVSEKPGQEATVLPKDGAVNGPSAVGDQTPIEPQTSIERPTEXKDGSGLKEKVRAKLVPSQEETKXVEEFEAAGDGVDTKVAQGATEKSPEDKVQIAANEEIKEREQIKEGEETEGSEEDDKENDKTEELPNDSVLENKSLQENEEEEIGSLQPAXSMLDLAKIVFKRQETKAQLYVAQAHLKLGEVSVESENYVQAVEEFQSCLNLXEQYLEAHDHLLAETHYQLGLAYGYNPQYDEAVAQFSKSIEVIEKRMAVLNEQVKEAEGSSAEYKKEIEELKELLPEIREKTEDAKESQHTGNVAELALKATLVESCTSGFTPSGRGSSVSMIASRKPTDGASSLNCVTDISHLVRKKRKPEEQSPQKDDAKKAKQELEVNRGSGDAVLSGNEVLENMEEEAENKAESWVAVEGTVEAGATVESTASKEGAQPSSQGKVFLYITYFFTFGGFFSYNFNKDCKQRLRL; this comes from the exons ATGGAGCTGGTTTCTGCCGACAAAACTGAAGATGTTCCTGCTCCTTCTACATCTGCAGACAAAGTGGAGAGAATGGAGAATGATGTGTTGGGAAACACCTTGGAAGGTGTGCatgtggaagaggaagaaggagaaaaaacagaAGATGAATCTCTGGTAGAAAATAATGATAACATAGATGAGGAAGCAAGGGAAGAGTTGAGAGAACAGGTTTATGATGccatgggagaaaaaaaagaagccagaaaaacaGAAGACAAGTCTTTGGCAAAGCCTGAAACTGATAAAGAACGAGACAGTGAAATGGAGAAGGGTGGAAGAGAAGATATGGATATAAGTGAATCTGCAGAGGAGCCACAGGAAAAAGTTGACTTGACTCTAGATTGGTTAACTGAAACCTCTGAAGAGGCAAAAGGAGGAGCAGCACCAGAAGGACCGAATGAAGCTGAGGTCACTTCAGGGAAGCCAGAACAGGAAGTACCAGATGCTGAGGAAGAAAAATCAGTTTCTGAAACTGATGTCCAAGAAGAGTGCAGAGAAAAAGGAGGTCGGAAGAAGCAGGGAGAGGTAATTGTGAGCACAGAGGAGAAgccaaaagaagtttcagaagAGCAGCCTGTGGTGACTCTAGAAAAGCAGGGCACTGCAGTGGAGGTAGAAGCAGAGTCTTTAGACCCAACAGTCAAGCCAGTAGATGTGGGTGGGGACGAGCCAGAGGAGAAGGTAGTTACCTCTGAAAATGAGGAAGGAAAGGCGATTCTTGAGCAATTGGTAGGTCAAGAAGTGCCACCTGCTGAAGAGTCACCAGAGGTGACAACAGAGGCTGCAGAGGCCTCAACTGTAGAGGCTGGATCAGAAGTCTCTGAAAAGCCTGGGCAGGAGGCTACAGTTCTCCCTAAGGATGGTGCAGTCAATGGACCGTCAGCTGTAGGAGATCAGACTCCTATTGAACCACAGACTTCTATAGAAAGACCGACAG ACAAAGATGGCTCAGGACTAAAGGAGAAGGTCAGGGCAAAGCTGGTTCCTAGTCAGGAGGAGACTA CTGTAGAAGAGTTTGAGGCAGCTGGAGATGGGGTTGATACCAAGGTAGCCCAGGGAGCTACTGAGAAATCACCTGAAGACAAAGTTCAGATAGCTGCTAATGAAGAGataaaagagagagaacagaTAAAAGAGGGTGAAGAAACTGAAGGCTCAGAAGAGgatgataaagaaaatgataagaCTGAAGAACTGCCAAACGATTCAGTCCTTGAAAACAAGTCTCTTCAAGAAAACGAAGAGGAGGAGATTGGGAGCCTACAGCCTGCCTGAAGTATGCTGGATTTAGCAAAGATCgtttttaaaaggcaagaaaCAAAAGCCCagctttatgttgcccaggcacatCTTAAACTCGGAGAAGTTAGTGTTGAATCTGAAAACTATGTGCAAGCTGTGGAGGAGTTCCAGTCCTGCCTAAACCTGTAGGAACAGTACCTGGAAGCCCACGACCATCTCCTTGCAGAGACCCACTACCAGCTGGGCTTGGCTTATGGGTACAACCCTCAGTATGATGAGGCAGTGGCACAGTTCAGCAAATCTATTGAAGTCATTGAGAAGAGGATGGCTGTACTAAACGAGCAGGTGAAGGAGGCTGAAGGATCATCTGCTGAATACAAGAAAGAAATCGAGGAACTGAAGGAACTGCTACCCGAAAttagagagaagacagaagatgCAAAGGAGTCTCAGCATACTGGGAATGTAGCTGAACTGGCTCTGAAAGCTACTCTGGTGGAGAGCTGTACTTCAGGTTTCACCCCTAGTGGAAGAGGCTCTTCAGTCTCCATGATTGCCAGCAGAAAGCCAACAGATGGTGCTTCCTCATTAAATTGCGTGACTGATATTTCCCACCTTGTCAGAAAGAAGAGGAAACCAGAGGAACAGAGTCCCCAGAAAGATGAtgcaaagaaagccaaacaagAGCTGGAGGTGAACAGAGGCAGTGGAGATGCTGTCCTCAGTGGAAATGAAGTTTTGGAAAACAtggaggaggaggctgagaaTAAGGCTGAAAGCTGGGTGGCAGTGGAGGGGACAGTGGAGGCTGGAGCGACAGTTGAAAGCACTGCATCTAAAGAGGGGGCACAGCCCTCCTCCCAAGGGAAAGTGTTTTTGTATATAACGTATTTTTTCACTTTTGGAGGATTCTTTTCGTATAACTTCAATAAAGATTGTAAGCAAAGGTTGAGGctctga